From the Winogradskyella forsetii genome, the window GCCATTGTTTTTAGCAAAAACAAAAACAAAGTTATTGGTTTAGGCTTGTATGATGCTAACTCTCCAATCCGAATAAAGATCATTCACAGCGCTGAATCCAAAGTGAAAATTGATGCTGATTTCTTTCATCATAAAATTGAATTGGCTTTTGAAAAACGTTCAGAATTATTAAGAACCCACACCAACAGTTACCGTTTATTGTTTGGTGAGAATGATGGGTTTCCAGGTTTGATTGCCGATTTATATGATAACGTTTTGGTCGTAAAATTATATTCTGAAATTTGGCTGCCTTATTTAGATTCCATTTTGGAAAGTTTACATCAAATTTCAAAGGCTGAAACTCTTGTGATGCGCTTAAGTAGAAATTTACAAAATAGCCAAAATCACACTTATAAAGATGGAGACATAATTTTCGGAACGCTTGAAAATGAAGTGGTAGCGTTTATTGAGCATGGCGTGAAATTTTCAGCAAACGTTATCAAAGGCCATAAAACAGGTTACTTTTTAGACCATAGAGCGAATAGAAAACGGGTAGGGGAATTGAGCCAAGGGAAAACGGTTTTGGACGTGTTTTCTTATGCTGGTGGATTCTCAGTCCACGCTTTAGCCAATGGTGCAAGAGAAGTTACAAGTTTAGATATTAGCAAACAGGCTTTGGATATGGCTCGCGAAAATGGAAAATTAAATACGTATTCTGGAATGCACAAAACCATTTCTGGCGATGCTTTTGTTGAAATGAAGGCTTTAATACAAAAAGGTAAAACTTATGATGTTGTGGTTATTGATCCACCAAGTTTTGCCAAGCAACAATCTGAAATTGAACTGGCCAAAAAGAAATATGCGCAATTAGCAGAATTAGGAGTGCAGCTAACGGCAAAAAATGGCATTTTGGTCTTAGCATCGTGCTCATCAAGA encodes:
- a CDS encoding class I SAM-dependent rRNA methyltransferase is translated as MKQNLKPKNLAVKLNAKGEQSVVKGHPWVFSNSIVKINDDAETGDLAIVFSKNKNKVIGLGLYDANSPIRIKIIHSAESKVKIDADFFHHKIELAFEKRSELLRTHTNSYRLLFGENDGFPGLIADLYDNVLVVKLYSEIWLPYLDSILESLHQISKAETLVMRLSRNLQNSQNHTYKDGDIIFGTLENEVVAFIEHGVKFSANVIKGHKTGYFLDHRANRKRVGELSQGKTVLDVFSYAGGFSVHALANGAREVTSLDISKQALDMARENGKLNTYSGMHKTISGDAFVEMKALIQKGKTYDVVVIDPPSFAKQQSEIELAKKKYAQLAELGVQLTAKNGILVLASCSSRVLAQSFFDLNDRVLNAQARLFETELKTKHDSDHPIAFLEGAYLKCGYYRFLE